In the Magnetospira sp. QH-2 genome, one interval contains:
- a CDS encoding bacteriohemerythrin, protein MPRFIWKDSYLTGHPMIDRQHKQLLELANHLYKAVHEQKDKLILKEAFNALLLYTQHHFEAEEEAFAEQGFPLLDAHRELHTELVEEVRSLWREDLMGSWT, encoded by the coding sequence ATGCCCAGGTTTATCTGGAAAGACAGCTATCTAACCGGTCATCCGATGATTGACCGGCAGCATAAACAATTGCTCGAATTGGCCAACCATCTCTACAAGGCAGTCCACGAGCAAAAGGATAAATTGATCCTAAAGGAAGCCTTTAACGCCTTGCTGCTCTACACCCAGCACCATTTTGAGGCAGAAGAAGAGGCTTTCGCCGAACAGGGTTTTCCGCTGTTGGATGCCCATCGTGAACTGCATACGGAACTGGTGGAAGAGGTGCGCAGCCTGTGGCGCGAGGACCTCATGGGTTCGTGGACATGA